CGATTACAGCAGTATGAAATGAAAGGTTGGTCGGTGGTCATGGATGGGGCGGGACAGTGAGCTATAAATAATCCATCAAACTCTGAAAAGGTGCGCTCCTCGTGCCTGGATCTGCGTGTGTgcgatttttgtttttgttaatgGTTGTTAAACCACACCTTTTGGGAAGAAACTCGTTTGGCTGCAATCTGCGCCGTCAAAAGAATCTGACCAAAGCGCACTGGGACAGAAAGGATTACCCGAGCCGCGGCGAGAAGAGCAGTGAAGTGTCCCGAACAGTGAACGACTCAGGTCCCCGCTCAGTGATGGAACTGTTGCCCCAGTTTGTGCTGCTCTGCGCGTTGTGTGGCGCTGGCTATGgaggtaaatttaaaaaaactgctTTTCTTTTTCGACTGATTCCACTTTTAGACACATTTCTCATGTCTAACTGCTGTTAGCCAATCTACAGATAGCCCGAGATATGTATAAAGCCGAAACACTACCCGTGTGGAATTATATTGAAAATGTATAAATAGCATAAAATATATTATGTATATTTTATATTCTATATTTTTGTTTTGGCAAATATTATATATAACATTTATGATATATAAAAACATAATAAATGATATATAGTATTCGCccaaacaaatatatatatatgtatgtgtggagTTACGGTGCAGTTTATTATTGCAAAGTGCGATGAAGGGTGAACACTTTTGGGGAAAATTGTGACATTTAACATATGGTTTTCACGTTTTTCTTTGAAATGGCCAGTTCTCGGTTGCAGGTGCATGGAAATGTGCGCAGGGGAGTTTCACAGATTGGAATTGCTGGATTTCGTTCACTGACTTCCCCCGTCTACATGATATTTTTGTTATATCTGTGACAGTTTGGGATATTATCTGGCTGGCTTTTGTTGTGGTGCATCTCTCGTTACAAGTTTAATGCAATTGAAAAAAATCTCTCCTTTCTCGATTAATGTAAACGCGAGCGAGGCAAGTTGAACGAAATGGTCTCCCGAGTGAACTGGAGACAGGAGAGTGACTGTCTCTTAGAGTGTCTGGTTTTTCACGCTATAGTCACAGCCCCGCTGATCCATTGATCAGTGCAAACGGACAATCAGCttgctccaaagatagacacaggagAAGAAGCTCGAGCGAAAAACAAACTTCTGGATAAACTTTCTTCCCCACCCTTTCCCCTCACCCCCTtttaccagccccccccccccccctctactccaccaggacctgacctgaaatagacacaaaatgctggagtaactcagcaggacaggcagcatctctggagagaaggaatgggtgacgtttcgagtcgagacccttcctcagactgatgtcaggggagtgggcgggacagagatagaatgtaggcctagacagtaagactggtgggagaactgggaagggggaggggatggagagggaaagcaagggctatttgaagttagagaagtcaaggtTCATACCACTgatgtgtaaactacccaagcaaaatatgaggtgctgagcttcactctgacaatggagagaaaggtcagattgggaatgggagggggggttgaagtgctgagccaccgggagatcaggtaggctacGACAGACTGAGCGTGGGTgtccagcgaaacgatcgccgagcctgcgcttggtctcgccgatgtaaagaagttgacacctggaacagcggatacagtagatgaggttggagaggtgcaagtgaaccctctgcttcacctggaaagactgctttggtccttggatggagttgaagggggaggtaaagggacaggtgttgcatttcctacggttgcaggggaaagtacccgggaagggggtgatttgggtgggaagggacgagttgaccagggagtttcggagggaatggtctctgcggaaagcagaaaagggatgagatgggaagatgtggccagtagtgggatcccattggaggtggaaaCCGAaaataaaccgaaaatagacacaaaatgctggagtatctcagcgggtcagacagcatctctggagaaaaggaataggtgacgttttgggtagagacccttcttcagactgaagaattattctgacccgctaagtttctccagctctttgtgtctatttttcatTGAACAGTTGTCTTTTTTGCTTAAGGTACAGATGTAGGTGCCTTTCACAAATATAGGTTATCCCAAAGAATCACTGAAAGTATAGAAGGGCCACATAACACTAATgagataaggtagacacaaaatgacgtTTCGAGTCCCTTTTTCAGACCCTGAGATTGCTGCAGTCTAATATTGGTAATGCAGGTCTTTCTGTGCATGACTTCCCCACAGGGGCTTGGAAATCGGGCCAAACCTCAAGGCTGAGTTACTGACGAAGCTGCTAAAGCTGCCAAACTGTATGACTGTGACATGCAAAAATATTCAGGAATGTACACTGTAGGTAGCTGAAGCCTCAGCACCGATCCTTCACTATTCTACCAGAAACAAACTTCTAATCTCACAATGACGCATTTATTACAGCACTTGTTTTTTTGTGCTAATGCTAATGTGTTGCTCCAAAACCATAAGCATTTACTTTGTGTGACAACTTCTTCCAATCCCCAGACTGGAAGTAAGGCACCACCCCATATTCTCCTTTTTTGCTATTCTGACACTTGGTTCTGATCAAATGGCTTTTAAAAATCCAAACTTATCATACTATCTTTTATTTGCTCTTCTTGTTATGTCCTCAAAATATACAACTTCCCTTTCAAAAACCATTGTGATTCTGCCTAGTCATAATGTTTagttttgctttagtttagagatgcagcgtgcaaACGGATCTTTCGGCCggacgagtccgcactgaccaccgatcgcccgtacactagttctatcctacacactagggacaatttacagaagccaattaatctacaaacacatgcgttcacagggagaatgtacaaaccccgtacagacagcatccatagtcaggatcgaacccgggtctctggtgctgtaaggcatcaactataccactgcgccactgtgccgcctataaTGGATAATGTGCTCAGGTTCACTGTGGATCCATGTGTTACTGGATTCTAAACTTTCACACCTGAAAATGAAGCCCAGTATGTCCTTAGTCCGCTGAACTGATGGGGAAAGATGTACTTCGCATCTGGCCCCTCAGCTTTAGGTCAAGTAATTGGTTCATCTAGTCCAGCCCCATTCACTTTTCATTagtattttaaatgaatgtacatgTTTAATGTGGTTTTGCAAATTTATTGCATTCTTTAAACTTTTATTATTACCTAATTTTTAGAATCATTTGCATGTTTGTCCACAGCTCCTCAGTGTCTCTCTTCGTGAGAGTCATTAAGAAATAGTGAATAGATCTTTGACAGAACAAGCTCTCAGAAGGACATTAGGGAGCCTTTGGGTGTGGCCTTAATTCTGCTGCCTGGAGCCTGGAACCTTTGTAATTCAAAGATTTTATCACCCTTTGATATTAATGCAACAACCATAAAAACATAATTACATGTTCCCAGCTCACTGGCCTTTGGAGGGAAAGGCCTCGGGGGAAATTGCAGGAGGTTGTTGGAAGTTGCACAACTGCAAATGTTAAGTGCAACCATGAGGCTAATGCAGGAGGTGGATGCTCTGTGTGGGCGAGGGGCAGCATAATCGTTCCCACTATTGTTTTCTCATGCcctgttattgaatgaatgtttattggccaagtattcacatacaaggaatttgccttggtgctctgcccgcaagtgacaacatacagtgacagttaggaatgacacttaaaacattaaacattaataataaaatgttgTCGATTAAGCATGCGAattgaataaaataccagagcaaaaggaggctacagatttttggttattgagaagagctactactcgtggacaaaaaactgtttttatgcctggctgtggtagctttgacagtccggagtcgccttccagagggaagtgattcatagagtttgtggccagggtgagaggggtcagagatgatcttacccgctcgcttcctggcccttgcagtgtacagttcatcaatggagggcaggtcgcagtcaataaccttctcagctgattggacgatttgctgcagcctccagatgtcgtgcttgctggctgagccaaaccagaccatgaaggagaaggtgaggacagactctaagatggccatatagaattggaccatcaatgcctgtggcagattgtgcttcctcagctgccgtaggaagtacatcctctgtagtGCCTTTTTGTTATAAGGCACTTGATAATGGATCCCAGCTCTTTTCCAACAAGATAACTTGTTTTTAGTTTTGTATATCTCCTTTTCTTGATTAATGGCATTACCATTGCTTCCTTCCAATCTACTGTTCCAGAATCTCTGGAACTTTGGATATCAGCAACCAAAATAAATATTATCTCCGTACTCCTTTTAGCACTTCTAAAACATAAGCTTTCTGACCTAGGAAATCTGTGAGTTTTAGACTTGTTCATTTCTCCATTACTACTTCTTTAATAATATTGAATGTTTTTTACatgattatttttgttttgttaatcAACTAGTTTGGTTTTGCGTTTGCAAGTGTCTTCATGGTTGACCTTAGGACTACAGAGGAATTGGCACAATCAATTTTCTAACACAAATGAAGACTTGACATTGAGATTCTACCTAATGGTACTGTGGCTCAGATGGAGTTCTCTTAATGACATTGAAACATTAATTGACTTGacctgaaaaccgcgcagcacatcatcggtgccccgctccctgccatggatgccctccactgaaaacggtgtctgaaacgggctgggaagatcattaaagacccctcccactccaaccatggactgtttgccctcctcccatcagggaggcggtacaggagcctcaggtctcgtaccagtaggatgaggaacagcttctacaattataccgtcgcattgctgaactcggagtcccgccgatagattcctccgatccctccgtccccattgtttaattattctgtatttttgattattctgtatcctcttttttttttaaatttctatattgcactactactacggactgacgcaaaactgcatttcgttgtacccatactcagtatttgtgcaattacattaaagtttgaattggaattggaattggaaaataggccattttgctttcaattgaAATCACTCCAATGACATTGGCATGGTATGTTTGGGTTATGATTGGGACTGGCTCAATGACATTGAGTTTCACTCACACTATCAATCATTAATGTCAGGTAAGGAGAGGAAAACCAAGGGGATACAGAAATGGAAGTGCTGTCATATCCCCAGGTGGGAATATTGGCATGTTTAATTTGTGGAAATGGGCAATCAAATCTGTTGTTGTTGGTCCCCTACATATGTTGCATGAAAACCCTGGTACTATAACTTTCTCAGAGACAGCAAGTGCATAGTTCAATGCAGCACTAAATGGAAATGAGTTACTTTAGTGACTTGCTTGGGAGCAAATTTTATCTTGCTTCAAATGGAGTGAGTCCAAAGATTCATTGAGAATGTTTGACCTGAAGACTATGACAGAATGCACCAGCATACTCAGTATTCATGTGggttgttttgtttttgaatttcAGCAGAAGAGCTCGCGTATGTTCCTGAAATATTGCAGGCTACTATCATAGGAAAAGTGAGCCAGACCACATTTGCACTTGAACAGCCGCACTGTGTGTTTGATGATATTCAAACTGACTGCAACCTCTGTGAAATTTGGTTGGTCGTGGATAACACAACACGTGAGTATTTTGTGTTATACagtcaaacaggccctttggctcaactcgccCATCTCAACCAAGTTGTCTAACCAAGCCAGTCCCACTTGTGTGCacctgtcccatatccctccaaacattcctatccatgcacatgaccaagtgtcttttaaatgttgtaattaaaTCCTCCTCTACCACTTTACCATTTATTTGGAAATGACCATGCTGGCCTTACCACCTTCTGCTAAGTTGCAAGATTTTATTGCAAAATGTATCTGTAGCAAAATGGAATGGGGAAAGGTGTTTATAGGATCTGGTTAAGACTTTAATCTTTAGTCAAAGCAATTTAGAACAATCCGAAAAATCAATTTCTGGCTCTGCAAAACTTCCCTGCAATTTCCAACTGTTCAAATCAAGAATTAATCAAACCAATAAATTCAATAGTCATCCTGTGGGCAGAGAATTACAACTATGATTGTAAATTTTTAGCTCATTTGGGAAAAACGTTTGGTGCTCAAATGGTTCAGTGTCAAAATTGACTTTGGCGCAAAGAGGGGAAATTGCATTTTTGTTCAAGAGAGGGGTACTAATATTGCTTTTAGAAAACATGTACAACTGTAactttaattagtttagtttagtttagagatacagcacagaaacggggccTTTGTCCTcctgagaccgcaccgaccagcgatacctgcacattaacactatcctacacacactagggaccagtgccggatttagatgaagagaggccctaagctgttccacttgtgaggcccccagcgaccggacagccatggcggccaaatctcccacaaatcaaagcgagagagaaagtgcccagcatcgaccagttgccgttgcagtgcgcatgcgcagggcggccgatgatgtgctggccgtggttgtgcgcatgtgcaaggcgcttATATTTTGGAAATGTACACCCCGTTTTGTTCAATTTTTTCagggggccccctagaaagtgggggccctaagctatagcttgtttagcttatacgtaaatccggcactgctagggacagtttacacttataccaagccaattagcctacaaatctgcacgtcttttgagtgtgggaggaaaccgaagatctcggagaaaacccatgtggtcacggggagaacgtacaaattccgttcaGTCGGCACtggtagtcaggctcgaacccaggtctccagcgctgcaaacgctgtaaggcagcaactctaccgctgtgccactgtgccacccaaatgatAGATTTGCCGCCCTAATGATAGAACTGCACTGCCAAGATAAGTCTTCGGTGCACAAATTACTCAGAATTCACAGTACCTTGCTTTCAGATTGTTTGCTTATTGTCCTTTATGGCCCTCACAAATTACTTCATCTAAAACATTATCTTCATGTCCTTTTGTCCTTCTTCCTCATATGGTCTAGAATCCTCCAAACACACCCAGACTGACCATCTCGACAAATCAATTTAACCACTCCAGGTGGAAAGAACTGCTTGCAGAATTCTTTTGGGTACATTTTTGACTGCCTTATATTTTTTGTCCCCCAGTTTTAGAGTCCTCTATATGTGCAAACATTTATATTTAATCACTATCAGTTCTGCTACAACTTTTTTCGAAATCTATTATATTGTCATTTAATTACCACTTTTCTAGAAAAAGAATATTTTTCTTAGTTGCAGTTTTGTGGTTTTTGTACTGCCTGCAATGCCTTTAGACATTTATTTACCATGGAGGCCAAGACTAAATCCAATAAATTGAAATGTGTGCTAAAGATAGGTCTAACCATTTAACATAATTTGACTGCATTTCAATTCTACCACATCAGAAATGAACCCAAGTGCTAAGGTTTCATTAGGATGGTGTTGAAGTTTTGTGAGTTTGTATCCACTATTCCTTCTGCTGTACTATTCCAACTAGACTCTGGGTAAAACTGCCAATAGTTAATGTAAatggaagaattaaataaatagtagtgtTTCACGTCATAACACATAGTTAATTTCAGTCACTCTCATTCCAGCTTGCGTCTTGAATTTATGAAGGCATGAATTGATGGACTATTTTATTCCCTCTCAAACACAGGTGCGTCAACTTTTGATAACGACATGAATACCCTGACTCCCACTGCAGCCATGTATCAAAGTTTTTTGTTGAATGGTTTTTATATCACCGTTAAGACAGCGAGGAGCGATTACACATGTCTGTCAACCACGTCTCCTATTGGCCAAGTGTAC
Above is a genomic segment from Amblyraja radiata isolate CabotCenter1 chromosome 28, sAmbRad1.1.pri, whole genome shotgun sequence containing:
- the LOC116988950 gene encoding uroplakin-3b-like protein 1 encodes the protein MVVKPHLLGRNSFGCNLRRQKNLTKAHWDRKDYPSRGEKSSEVSRTVNDSGPRSVMELLPQFVLLCALCGAGYGAEELAYVPEILQATIIGKVSQTTFALEQPHCVFDDIQTDCNLCEIWLVVDNTTRASTFDNDMNTLTPTAAMYQSFLLNGFYITVKTARSDYTCLSTTSPIGQVYTLRVGDEIPCTTNNCNAPLDPGSLVRVRYAMINPLVTTNNVIAVTAWSSDIQLNNAADQNIIDTSTRWSAGMIVITTILTILLILLLLLFIVMLALSCCSKTDSYPGPLSSFGSIREYSTHSLKDPRSHYKQNL